In the Salmo salar unplaced genomic scaffold, Ssal_v3.1, whole genome shotgun sequence genome, GAATCTGAAAAATGTAAATTTATTCCATGGTCtgcgtactcaccagacatgccaccaattAAGCATGTTTTAGATGCTTTGTATCGACATGTAcgacaacgtgttccagttctcgccaatatccagcaacttcgcacagctacTCCACAGGTCGCAATCAGCAGCCTTATCAacactatgtgaaggagatgtgtcacactgcatgaagcaaatggtggcCACATCAGGTACTGGGTacctttttaaaggtatctgtgaccaacagatgcatatctgtatttccagtcatgtgaaatccatagattagggcctaattcattttcctcaattgactgatttctttatattgactgtaactcagtaaaatcttagaaattgttgatTGTTGTGTTTCTATTattgttcagtgtaataataataattgaaacGAATTGAATAAATAATGTGCCTACGACTGTTTTAGGTGTTCTGGGTCAGAACTGTTTCAACGTGACTTACACCCATCAGAGTATCTGTGCTATGAAGGGCTCAACAGTGGAACTGCCCTGCACATATCAATATCCAAGTTATCATGTAGTCTCAGAACCAAACTGGTATATCCAAGAGAAATATAATGAGGCGCCTAAAATGCTGAGCTCGGTGCCAGAGTATGCAGGTCGTGCTGAGTACCTTGGGACTGAAGAGAAAGACTGcaccctgagaatcacagacctgagagagagagattcagctgAGTACAAGTTCAGATTTAAAACACAGTATGCAGAATGGGGGTACAGCTTCTCTGGAACAACTCTGACTGTCACAGGTAATGTATAATATCTACTACAACTACTTATACAAATATATTAATTGTAATCCAGTACAATTTCATATTGCAAGTTCTAATAATTATCATTCAGAGCTGCAGGTGAAGGTGTCTTCCTCCACAGTGGAAAAGAAGAGAACACTGACCTGTAGCACCACCTGTCTTCTGACTGACAACCccaaccccacctacatctggtacaagaacggaCAACATCTCCATGACCCTACTTCCCAACAATACTCCTGTAATACTCTAGTGGTCTGGTGTTACTCTGCAGACAGTTACTCCTGTGCTGTAAAAGACCATGAGGATGTTCTCACTCCCACAGTGTGTGAGTCTGGACTCACCTATAATAATCATCTTAAGTATCAATCATTAAGGCCTGTGGACCAATAGTAGAACATGTGGGAAAAAACAGACAATTCAGTGCACTCTTGGATAGTAACACTAGTAGAAATTATATAGTATAATATACAAGGTAGAAAATGTTATCTTATTATACTGTtttagaattattatttttttaatccattttagaataagtctgtagcataacaaaatgtggaaaaggtcaaggggcctgaatactttccgaatgcactgtatgtgtctatATATGTCATTCATGTTACATGAACCAGTCCAATACATCTAAAACACTTGAAAATCATCTCATTATTGTTTGAGGATTTGATCAGATACGTTTTGTTTCAGGTGTTCAGGGTCAGAGCTGTTTGAATGTGACTTACACCAAGAGGAGTATATGTGCcttgaaggggtcaacagtggaCATTACCTGCACGTATAGACATCCCAGCTGGCATAACGTCACAGAAGTATCCTGGTTCAACAAATGGGAGTCTGGAGTTACTACAGATCTAAGCCAGGACCCAGAGTATGCAGGTCGTGTGAAGTACCTTCCAACTACAGAAAAGGACTCcaccctgagaatcacagacctgagagagagtgaCTCTGCTGAATACAAGTTTAGATTTACAACAACTGCGGTAAAATGGGGATACAGCTTCCCTGGAATAACTCTTAATGTCACAGGTAATACTGTCCTTACAGTATTATATCATCTAGTCTAAGTCATTATATTATTGGTGGAAATAATGATGATTGTGCTATTTTGTCTTCATTTACTCCTTTTCAGACTTGCAGGTGAAGGAGTCTCCTGGCACAGAGGAAGGGAAGGTGACACTGAcctgtagcaccacctgtactctaactgacaaccccacctacatctggtacaagaacggaCAACTTCTTACCAACCCAAACACACAAGATAACTTCCTCTACCTAGACCAAATCAGCAGTGAGGACGCAGGAAGCTACTCCTGTAGTGTTAAAGGCTACCGTTCTCCTGTTACGTTTGTTGGGGAACCAAAGTCTTTGAAGAATGCAGTTGTAGGAATCATAGTGGTTATTCTGATTCTCATACTCTGTCTGTTTGGGTTCATGTGGTTCAGGTGAGTGAGATGAATTGATCCTTTTTCACATTCTGTGGTATAATCAATCAAAATATGTATATTGCTCTAttaattgtttatttattaaTTGATTAATTATTTCACAAAACAGGAAGAAGACCTCCAAATCCACCACTGACacaagagacagaagagacacaGCAGAGAATGGACAGGTGAGTATTATAGTCAGTTGACTGAGAACTGCAATCATCTGTGTATAGATGGACTCAATGACTGTGGTAATATTTTTCACCCCTCATgttgtctgtcctctctccccatcaGAGAGACTCTAATCCAGTGTATGACAACATCTCAGGCATGGCCATGACCCCTACTGCAGCACAGAGAGCGATCACAGACGAGCAGGATGACGTTACCTACGCCAGCATCCAACACAGAAACCAGGAAGTGCCTCCGGACTCCACCTTCCCACTATCTCACCCCCAGAAACAGGACGAGGATTTCCAGTACGCTACTGTGAAATTCAACAGCCCCAGTGCTGCTCAATAGACATTGGATTCAATCCAATCATAGGTTATAGGCATTGTTGCTTtcaatgtagttcttcttttttGAAAAAATGCTTTTGGAAAATGCTATATAATTCCTCAATTAGAATGTCTTTAATTTTGGCTTGAATTATCCCTTTAAATTAAA is a window encoding:
- the LOC106590989 gene encoding sialoadhesin isoform X2 — protein: MALRTAGSVLVVFLLSVAANTATKCGQQSQVMVPPTNAAEGQKTLTCSTTCTLTDNPNPTYNWYKNGQRLDEHISQQYSIHIYYSDIYSCAVKGYEDLLSPAVCVLGQNCFNVTYTHQSICAMKGSTVELPCTYQYPSYHVVSEPNWYIQEKYNEAPKMLSSVPEYAGRAEYLGTEEKDCTLRITDLRERDSAEYKFRFKTQYAEWGYSFSGTTLTVTVEKKRTLTCSTTCLLTDNPNPTYIWYKNGQHLHDPTSQQYSCNTLVVWCYSADSYSCAVKDHEDVLTPTVCVQGQSCLNVTYTKRSICALKGSTVDITCTYRHPSWHNVTEVSWFNKWESGVTTDLSQDPEYAGRVKYLPTTEKDSTLRITDLRESDSAEYKFRFTTTAVKWGYSFPGITLNVTDLQVKESPGTEEGKVTLTCSTTCTLTDNPTYIWYKNGQLLTNPNTQDNFLYLDQISSEDAGSYSCSVKGYRSPVTFVGEPKSLKNAVVGIIVVILILILCLFGFMWFRKKTSKSTTDTRDRRDTAENGQRDSNPVYDNISGMAMTPTAAQRAITDEQDDVTYASIQHRNQEVPPDSTFPLSHPQKQDEDFQYATVKFNSPSAAQ
- the LOC106590989 gene encoding sialoadhesin isoform X1 — encoded protein: MALRTAGSVLVVFLLSVAANTATKCGQQSQVMVPPTNAAEGQKTLTCSTTCTLTDNPNPTYNWYKNGQRLDEHISQQYSIHIYYSDIYSCAVKGYEDLLSPAVCVLGQNCFNVTYTHQSICAMKGSTVELPCTYQYPSYHVVSEPNWYIQEKYNEAPKMLSSVPEYAGRAEYLGTEEKDCTLRITDLRERDSAEYKFRFKTQYAEWGYSFSGTTLTVTELQVKVSSSTVEKKRTLTCSTTCLLTDNPNPTYIWYKNGQHLHDPTSQQYSCNTLVVWCYSADSYSCAVKDHEDVLTPTVCVQGQSCLNVTYTKRSICALKGSTVDITCTYRHPSWHNVTEVSWFNKWESGVTTDLSQDPEYAGRVKYLPTTEKDSTLRITDLRESDSAEYKFRFTTTAVKWGYSFPGITLNVTDLQVKESPGTEEGKVTLTCSTTCTLTDNPTYIWYKNGQLLTNPNTQDNFLYLDQISSEDAGSYSCSVKGYRSPVTFVGEPKSLKNAVVGIIVVILILILCLFGFMWFRKKTSKSTTDTRDRRDTAENGQRDSNPVYDNISGMAMTPTAAQRAITDEQDDVTYASIQHRNQEVPPDSTFPLSHPQKQDEDFQYATVKFNSPSAAQ
- the LOC106590989 gene encoding sialoadhesin isoform X3, which gives rise to MALRTAGSVLVVFLLSVAGVLGQNCFNVTYTHQSICAMKGSTVELPCTYQYPSYHVVSEPNWYIQEKYNEAPKMLSSVPEYAGRAEYLGTEEKDCTLRITDLRERDSAEYKFRFKTQYAEWGYSFSGTTLTVTELQVKVSSSTVEKKRTLTCSTTCLLTDNPNPTYIWYKNGQHLHDPTSQQYSCNTLVVWCYSADSYSCAVKDHEDVLTPTVCVQGQSCLNVTYTKRSICALKGSTVDITCTYRHPSWHNVTEVSWFNKWESGVTTDLSQDPEYAGRVKYLPTTEKDSTLRITDLRESDSAEYKFRFTTTAVKWGYSFPGITLNVTDLQVKESPGTEEGKVTLTCSTTCTLTDNPTYIWYKNGQLLTNPNTQDNFLYLDQISSEDAGSYSCSVKGYRSPVTFVGEPKSLKNAVVGIIVVILILILCLFGFMWFRKKTSKSTTDTRDRRDTAENGQRDSNPVYDNISGMAMTPTAAQRAITDEQDDVTYASIQHRNQEVPPDSTFPLSHPQKQDEDFQYATVKFNSPSAAQ